Proteins from a genomic interval of Geotrypetes seraphini chromosome 7, aGeoSer1.1, whole genome shotgun sequence:
- the ANKRD9 gene encoding ankyrin repeat domain-containing protein 9, which produces MPGNVKWLNSCNNNSYQSQKQCRKSSFAFYQAVRDLLPVWILEDMRLMEVLHWEEGRRVSTYSPSEALLYALVHNHQSYAQYLLSHFPEDALARPSKSFGCCQASAPHLAMAVRYNRTSILLRILKTIQNFPADQRASYVNRQGCVGVERGKTPLHLACELLRPECLVLLLGHGASPLLVDNSGNTPLDTLLQRISESQKDMHTALLCLDSFSLFLPVKLCFQSRRWLLEEQAFWQNLLGEPRFLWLSGSSPPSLFILSMQVCIQTLSPARFPEALDELPLPSFLKPLNLKWKS; this is translated from the coding sequence ATGCCTGGTAATGTGAAATGGCTGAACAGTTGCAACAACAATAGTTACCAGTCGCAAAAACAATGCCGAAAATCCTCTTTTGCCTTTTACCAGGCAGTGAGGGACCTGTTGCCAGTATGGATTTTGGAGGACATGCGGCTCATGGAGGTGCTGCATTGGGAGGAGGGTAGAAGAGTGAGTACCTATTCTCCGTCTGAAGCTTTGCTCTATGCTCTGGTACATAACCACCAGTCCTATGCCCAATATCTATTAAGCCACTTCCCTGAGGATGCGTTGGCTAGACCAAGCAAGAGCTTTGGATGCTGCCAAGCTTCTGCACCTCATCTGGCCATGGCAGTTCGTTACAACCGTACAAGTATTCTGCTTAGGATTCTGAAGACCATTCAGAACTTTCCGGCTGACCAACGAGCCAGCTATGTGAATAGACAGGGCTGTGTTGGTGTGGAGCGTGGCAAGACTCCACTGCACTTAGCATGTGAGCTACTCCGGCCTGAGTGTTTGGTTTTGTTACTAGGGCATGGTGCATCACCCTTGTTAGTGGACAACAGTGGAAACACTCCCTTGGACACTTTGTTACAGCGGATAAGCGAAAGCCAAAAGGACATGCACACTGCACTACTATGCTTGGATTCTTTTTCACTTTTCTTGCCTGTGAAGCTGTGCTTTCAGAGCCGCCGGTGGCTCCTGGAGGAACAGGCATTCTGGCAGAACCTATTAGGTGAGCCTCGATTTTTGTGGCTGTCAGGTTCAAGTCCACCATCCCTCTTTATTCTTTCAATGCAGGTATGTATTCAGACTCTTTCACCAGCACGTTTTCCTGAAGCTCTGGATGAGTTGCCTTTGCCATCATTCCTAAAACCATTGAATTTGAAATGGAAAAGCTAG